A genome region from Halocatena salina includes the following:
- a CDS encoding catalase — protein sequence MADDQTDNDGEEIGEKTTKHRVTTEEAGEIEESEALHGTGDEAREHLSEDSKQEQLDEVREDHMDEYLTTDQGVRVNHTDDSLKVGERGPTLMEDFHFREKMTQFDHESIPERVVHARGTGAHGYYQPYEDPDLGEYDDISELTKAKFLTNSDQKTPVFTRFSTVVGSRGSSDTVRDVRGFATKFYTEDGNYDLVGNNIPIFFIHDAIKFPDLIHAVKPEPDSSTPQAATAHDTFWDFASLTPEITHMLMWVLSDRALPRAYRMMQGFGVHTFRFVNAEGETRFVKFHWLPKYGTHSLLWDETTKLWGKASDFNRGGLYNAIESGTYPEWELGIQIVEEDDADQFDFDLLDPTKIIPEEDVPVRRIGKLVLNETVDNFFAETEQVAFHPGNVVPGIDFTNDPLLQGRLFSYQDTQLNRFGGANWDEIPINRPLAKRHNNQRAGFMRQTINKGKTSYSPNSLEDDYPREATEEEGGYVHHTEKIEGKKIRDRSESFRNHFSQAKLFWNSMSEPEKQHIVDATHFELGNVESKEVRERVVYEIFNNVDHEFAVRAAEGIGVEPPDEPGPHHPDHDKSSPALSQKNTVMDTIESRQIAVLANDGFDDDHVDEVTSVLEEQGAQTAIVSKMLGEKTGMNGDVLKADQSHVMADSVVYDAVFVPGGNDSVEMMKEQSNARHFIAEAFKHKKPIGALGNGIDLLETVNLSDTDVSADGDGLVVEQGVVTSRSGDDMDEFLDAFSDAIAEHRHWERNASDVRA from the coding sequence ATGGCTGACGATCAAACCGATAACGATGGTGAGGAGATCGGCGAGAAGACCACTAAGCACAGAGTGACCACCGAAGAAGCGGGAGAAATCGAAGAGAGTGAAGCGTTACATGGAACAGGGGATGAAGCTCGCGAACACCTCAGCGAGGATAGCAAACAAGAGCAACTCGATGAGGTTCGCGAGGATCACATGGATGAATATCTGACGACGGACCAAGGAGTACGCGTCAACCATACCGACGACTCGCTCAAAGTCGGCGAACGGGGACCAACCCTGATGGAAGATTTCCACTTCAGGGAAAAGATGACGCAGTTCGACCACGAATCCATTCCTGAGCGTGTAGTCCATGCCCGCGGAACCGGCGCTCACGGGTATTACCAACCCTACGAGGACCCAGATCTCGGGGAGTACGACGACATCTCGGAGCTGACCAAGGCGAAGTTTCTCACGAATTCGGACCAGAAGACCCCCGTTTTCACGCGGTTTTCGACAGTCGTGGGATCGAGAGGATCGAGCGACACTGTTCGGGATGTCCGTGGGTTTGCCACGAAGTTTTACACTGAGGACGGTAACTACGACCTCGTTGGGAACAATATACCGATCTTTTTCATTCACGATGCGATCAAGTTCCCTGATCTGATCCATGCGGTCAAGCCCGAACCGGACAGTTCAACCCCACAAGCCGCAACAGCCCACGATACGTTCTGGGATTTCGCCTCTCTCACCCCCGAGATAACCCATATGCTGATGTGGGTGCTTTCCGATCGCGCACTGCCGCGCGCCTACCGTATGATGCAGGGCTTTGGCGTCCACACGTTCCGGTTCGTGAACGCAGAGGGTGAAACCCGGTTCGTGAAATTCCACTGGCTCCCCAAATACGGCACCCACTCACTGTTGTGGGATGAGACGACGAAATTGTGGGGAAAAGCATCCGATTTCAACCGTGGGGGACTGTACAACGCGATCGAGAGCGGTACTTATCCGGAGTGGGAACTTGGCATCCAGATCGTCGAGGAGGATGACGCCGACCAGTTCGACTTCGATCTGCTCGATCCGACGAAGATTATCCCAGAAGAGGACGTTCCCGTCCGGCGAATCGGCAAACTCGTCCTCAACGAAACCGTCGACAATTTCTTCGCCGAAACCGAACAGGTGGCGTTCCACCCCGGCAACGTCGTACCGGGGATCGACTTCACGAACGATCCCCTCTTGCAGGGTCGACTGTTTTCCTATCAGGATACACAGTTAAATCGCTTTGGCGGCGCAAACTGGGATGAGATTCCGATCAACCGGCCGCTCGCAAAACGCCACAACAACCAGCGTGCCGGGTTCATGCGTCAAACCATCAATAAAGGAAAAACATCCTACTCACCCAACTCCTTAGAAGACGATTATCCCAGAGAAGCAACCGAAGAAGAGGGTGGCTACGTCCATCACACAGAAAAGATCGAGGGCAAGAAGATCCGCGATCGAAGCGAGAGCTTCCGAAACCATTTCAGTCAGGCAAAGTTGTTCTGGAACAGCATGTCTGAGCCGGAGAAACAACACATCGTGGATGCGACGCATTTCGAGCTGGGAAACGTCGAGAGCAAAGAGGTCCGCGAGCGTGTCGTCTATGAAATCTTCAACAACGTCGATCACGAGTTCGCCGTCCGAGCCGCCGAAGGGATCGGCGTCGAACCGCCCGACGAACCCGGACCACACCACCCGGATCACGACAAGAGTTCGCCCGCGTTGAGTCAGAAAAACACAGTGATGGACACGATCGAGTCGCGTCAGATCGCGGTCCTCGCGAATGACGGATTCGACGACGATCACGTAGACGAAGTCACATCAGTGCTCGAAGAGCAGGGCGCACAAACAGCGATCGTCTCGAAGATGCTCGGCGAGAAAACAGGCATGAACGGCGATGTACTGAAGGCCGACCAGAGCCACGTCATGGCCGACTCGGTCGTGTACGACGCGGTCTTCGTCCCCGGTGGCAACGATAGCGTCGAGATGATGAAAGAACAGAGCAATGCTAGACATTTTATCGCTGAGGCATTTAAACACAAAAAGCCGATTGGCGCGCTTGGCAACGGGATCGATCTGCTCGAAACAGTAAACTTGTCGGACACGGATGTTTCGGCAGATGGAGACGGTCTGGTCGTGGAACAGGGCGTCGTAACGAGTCGATCGGGAGACGACATGGACGAGTTCCTCGATGCCTTCAGTGATGCGATCGCAGAACACCGCCACTGGGAGCGAAACGCATCGGACGTACGCGCGTAG